The Micromonospora sediminicola genome contains a region encoding:
- a CDS encoding ArsR/SmtB family transcription factor, translating into MLKIIFSSEDILRTRVAPAADPLWELVLSVHLLQGRGRDPLMTTWRRTVAHGLRSDTGAERYRLLLALNPPRGYFPDFLTPSASRDGFEAGLEAVRGTPADMLRRDLTLLAGENPLPPSATALARGEPEMLHHLTEAMARYQSLAVTPYWTRVQAAVEADRARRARAMLDGGAEGLLASLRPSMRWGGGVLEVLDYPDTRELHLDGRGLLLVPSFFCSRTPVALVDPTLPPVLVYPVDRLGGLMPGGGAARDGGAGQSEALAALLGRTRASVLQAADEGCTTGEMARRLHISAAAASQHTTVLRNAGLLVSHRDRNTVLHTLTPLGRAVLES; encoded by the coding sequence ATGTTGAAGATCATTTTCTCGAGTGAGGACATTCTGCGGACCCGGGTCGCCCCGGCCGCGGACCCGCTCTGGGAGCTGGTCCTCAGTGTGCACCTGCTCCAGGGTCGCGGTCGTGACCCACTGATGACGACCTGGCGACGCACCGTGGCGCACGGGCTGCGGTCCGACACCGGCGCCGAGCGCTACCGCCTGCTTCTCGCGCTCAACCCGCCGCGTGGCTACTTTCCCGACTTCCTCACACCGTCCGCCAGCCGGGACGGCTTCGAGGCCGGGCTGGAAGCCGTCCGGGGCACGCCGGCCGACATGCTCCGCCGCGACCTGACCCTGCTCGCCGGCGAGAACCCGCTACCCCCCTCGGCGACGGCGCTCGCCCGGGGCGAGCCGGAGATGCTGCACCACCTCACCGAGGCGATGGCGCGCTATCAGTCGCTGGCGGTCACCCCGTACTGGACCCGGGTGCAGGCCGCGGTCGAGGCGGACCGGGCCCGGCGCGCCCGGGCCATGCTCGACGGCGGCGCCGAGGGGCTGCTGGCCAGCCTGCGACCCAGCATGCGCTGGGGCGGCGGGGTGCTCGAGGTGCTCGACTACCCGGACACCCGGGAGCTGCACCTGGACGGCCGGGGCCTGCTGCTCGTGCCGTCGTTCTTCTGCTCCCGCACTCCCGTGGCGCTGGTCGACCCGACCCTGCCGCCGGTGCTGGTCTACCCGGTCGACCGGCTCGGCGGCCTCATGCCCGGCGGTGGCGCCGCGCGGGACGGTGGCGCCGGCCAGAGCGAGGCGCTGGCCGCCCTGCTCGGCCGCACCCGCGCCTCGGTGCTCCAGGCCGCCGACGAGGGCTGCACCACCGGCGAGATGGCCCGCCGACTGCACATCTCCGCCGCCGCGGCCAGCCAGCACACCACCGTGCTGCGCAACGCCGGGCTGCTGGTCAGCCACCGCGACCGCAACACCGTCCTGCACACGTTGACCCCGCTGGGCCGAGCCGTCCTGGAGTCCTGA
- a CDS encoding NUDIX hydrolase, which produces MPDTDPTDLTAYDELHADAVAALRRWTATSPAAAANRDRTLALLAAGPVAMTRTHRPGHVTASALVLDPTGERVLLCLHGKFHKWVQLGGHCEPGDRTLVGAALREATEESGIAGLTVGPEPIDVDVHAVACQGGSLHYDVRFAVFAPAGATERVSAESDALGWFPPDRLPTPLAGGTRQLVAPALAALARRAAG; this is translated from the coding sequence GTGCCCGACACCGACCCCACCGACCTCACCGCGTACGACGAGCTGCACGCCGACGCCGTCGCGGCGTTGCGCCGCTGGACGGCGACCAGCCCGGCCGCCGCCGCGAACCGGGACCGGACCCTGGCGCTGCTGGCCGCCGGGCCGGTCGCGATGACGCGGACGCACCGGCCGGGGCACGTCACCGCCAGCGCGCTGGTCCTCGACCCGACCGGCGAGCGGGTGCTGCTCTGCCTGCACGGCAAGTTCCACAAGTGGGTGCAGCTGGGTGGACACTGCGAGCCCGGCGACCGGACGCTGGTCGGCGCGGCGCTGCGCGAGGCCACCGAGGAGTCCGGGATCGCCGGTCTGACCGTCGGCCCGGAGCCGATCGACGTGGACGTCCACGCGGTCGCGTGCCAGGGCGGGTCGCTGCACTACGACGTCCGGTTCGCGGTGTTCGCGCCGGCGGGTGCGACCGAACGGGTCAGCGCCGAGTCCGACGCGCTGGGCTGGTTCCCGCCGGACCGGCTGCCCACGCCGCTGGCCGGCGGGACCCGCCAGCTGGTGGCGCCGGCGCTGGCCGCGCTGGCCCGTCGCGCCGCCGGGTGA
- a CDS encoding mannose-1-phosphate guanylyltransferase — MFYAVIPAGGSGTRLWPLSRAGHPKFLHPLTGTSASLLQATVDRLSPLTTPERTLVVTGAAHVAAVARQLAGVPEENILVEPSPRDSCAAIALAAAVIAERAPDAVMGSFAADHLIGDPARLAEVVRQAIGGAEQGLLMTVGITPTRPETGYGYLETGDPLGDGPLRPVREFKEKPAAEVAEGYVRSGRHLWNASMFVWRVDVFLAELARQQPALHAGITAIAAAWGTPEQDDVLGTVWPTLPKISVDYAVMEGAATAGRVATVPGDFGWNDVGDFHTLGEVLPGDADGNVVLGGDAKPGVLLHDTTGTVVVPHSGRFVATVGVHDLIVVDTPDALLVCPRDRAQDVKKVVDQLKERGEESLV, encoded by the coding sequence ATGTTCTACGCCGTCATCCCGGCGGGCGGCAGCGGCACAAGGTTGTGGCCGCTGTCCCGCGCCGGCCATCCCAAGTTCCTCCACCCGCTGACCGGCACCTCCGCCTCACTGTTGCAGGCCACGGTCGACCGGTTGTCGCCGTTGACCACACCCGAGCGGACGCTGGTGGTCACCGGGGCCGCGCACGTAGCGGCGGTGGCCCGGCAACTGGCCGGTGTGCCGGAGGAGAACATCCTGGTCGAGCCCTCCCCGCGGGACTCCTGCGCGGCCATCGCGCTGGCCGCGGCGGTGATCGCCGAGCGGGCGCCGGACGCGGTGATGGGCTCGTTCGCCGCCGACCACCTGATCGGCGACCCGGCCCGCCTGGCCGAGGTGGTGCGGCAGGCGATCGGCGGGGCCGAGCAGGGGTTGCTGATGACGGTGGGCATCACCCCGACCCGGCCGGAGACCGGCTACGGCTACCTGGAGACCGGCGACCCGCTGGGCGACGGGCCGCTGCGCCCGGTGCGCGAGTTCAAGGAGAAGCCGGCCGCCGAGGTGGCCGAGGGCTACGTCCGGTCCGGCCGGCACCTCTGGAACGCCAGCATGTTCGTCTGGCGGGTGGACGTCTTCCTGGCCGAGCTGGCCCGCCAGCAGCCGGCGCTGCACGCCGGGATCACCGCCATCGCGGCGGCCTGGGGCACCCCGGAGCAGGACGACGTGCTCGGCACGGTCTGGCCGACGCTGCCGAAGATCTCGGTCGACTACGCGGTGATGGAGGGCGCGGCGACCGCCGGCCGGGTGGCGACCGTACCGGGTGACTTCGGGTGGAACGACGTCGGCGACTTCCACACCCTGGGCGAGGTGCTGCCCGGTGACGCCGACGGCAACGTGGTGCTCGGCGGCGACGCCAAGCCGGGTGTGCTGCTGCACGACACCACCGGGACCGTGGTGGTGCCGCACTCCGGCCGTTTCGTCGCCACCGTCGGGGTGCACGACCTGATCGTGGTGGACACCCCGGACGCGCTGCTGGTCTGCCCCCGCGACCGGGCGCAGGACGTGAAGAAGGTCGTCGACCAGCTCAAGGAGCGCGGCGAGGAGAGCCTGGTCTGA
- a CDS encoding glycosyltransferase family 4 protein, with product MTAGRPPRVLIDATSVPADRGGVGRYVDGLLGALGRVCGSGVDLAVVSLRTDLERYTRMLPGAEVIPAPAAVAHRPARLAWEQTGLPLLAQQVNAEVLHSPFYTCPLRAGCPVTVTVHDATFFTEPEHYDKSRRTFFRSAIKTSLRRANRVIVPSKATRDELIRLLDADPTRIDVAYHGVDQAAFHAPGDEEKARVRARLGLGESSYIAFLGAKEPRKNVPNLIRGWARAVADRPNPPVLVVAGGQGHDDDIDRAVAEVPSHLRLLRPGYLRYADLPGFLGGALVAAYPSYGEGFGLPILEAMACAAPVLTTPRLSLPEVGGDAVAYTSEDPDQIATDLGALLDDEQRRLSLAKAGFDRAKEFTWESSAEVHIAAWRRARS from the coding sequence GTGACCGCCGGTCGCCCGCCCCGCGTACTCATCGACGCCACGAGTGTCCCCGCCGACCGAGGCGGCGTCGGTAGGTACGTCGACGGCCTGCTCGGCGCGCTCGGCCGGGTCTGCGGTTCCGGCGTCGACCTGGCCGTGGTGAGCCTGCGCACCGACCTGGAGCGCTACACCCGGATGCTGCCCGGCGCCGAGGTGATCCCCGCCCCGGCCGCCGTGGCGCACCGCCCGGCCCGGCTCGCCTGGGAGCAGACCGGCCTGCCGCTGTTGGCCCAGCAGGTCAACGCGGAGGTCCTGCACTCGCCGTTCTACACCTGCCCGCTGCGGGCCGGCTGTCCGGTGACGGTCACCGTGCACGACGCGACGTTCTTCACCGAGCCGGAGCACTACGACAAGTCGCGCCGGACGTTCTTCCGCAGCGCGATCAAGACGTCGCTGCGCCGGGCCAACCGGGTGATCGTGCCGAGCAAGGCCACCCGGGACGAGCTGATCCGCCTGCTGGACGCCGACCCGACCCGGATCGACGTGGCCTACCACGGCGTCGACCAGGCCGCCTTCCACGCGCCGGGCGACGAGGAGAAGGCCCGGGTGCGGGCCCGGCTCGGGCTGGGCGAGAGCAGCTACATCGCGTTCCTCGGCGCCAAGGAGCCGCGCAAGAACGTGCCCAACCTGATCCGGGGCTGGGCCCGGGCGGTGGCCGACCGACCCAACCCGCCCGTGCTGGTGGTGGCCGGCGGCCAGGGGCACGACGACGACATCGACCGCGCGGTGGCCGAGGTGCCGTCGCACCTGCGGCTGCTGCGCCCCGGCTACCTGCGCTACGCCGACCTGCCCGGCTTCCTCGGCGGCGCGCTGGTCGCCGCCTACCCGTCCTACGGCGAGGGTTTCGGGCTGCCGATCCTGGAGGCGATGGCGTGCGCGGCCCCGGTGCTCACCACGCCGCGGCTCTCCCTGCCCGAGGTGGGCGGCGACGCGGTGGCCTACACCAGCGAGGACCCGGACCAGATCGCCACCGACCTGGGCGCCCTGCTCGACGACGAGCAGCGACGGCTCTCCCTGGCCAAGGCCGGGTTCGACCGGGCCAAGGAGTTCACCTGGGAGTCCAGCGCGGAGGTGCACATCGCCGCCTGGCGCCGGGCGCGTTCCTGA
- a CDS encoding TIGR03089 family protein, which translates to MADNIARVFADAIAPDPARPLLTWYDDATGERTELSGATLANWVAKTANLLVDEAGAAPGDPVGVLLPPHWQTAAVLLGCWSAKTTVVDRPTPVDVLFTAVDRVDEAARWPAGERYALALDPFALPMRQVPPGCADFVGAVRGHGDHFTPYPSGGEADAALLARAQARAAELGLRAGDRLLVDVTRHPDPVDWLLAPLTAGASVVPCAHPDPTRHAHRATTEKTTHTLP; encoded by the coding sequence ATGGCCGACAACATTGCCCGGGTCTTCGCCGACGCGATCGCGCCCGACCCCGCCCGACCGTTGCTCACCTGGTATGACGACGCCACCGGCGAGCGCACCGAACTCTCCGGCGCGACGCTGGCGAACTGGGTGGCCAAGACGGCCAACCTGCTCGTCGACGAGGCCGGGGCCGCGCCCGGTGACCCGGTCGGCGTGTTGCTGCCGCCGCACTGGCAGACCGCCGCGGTGCTGCTCGGCTGCTGGTCGGCGAAGACGACGGTGGTCGACCGGCCGACCCCGGTGGACGTGCTGTTCACCGCCGTCGACCGGGTCGACGAGGCGGCCCGGTGGCCGGCCGGCGAGCGGTACGCCCTGGCGCTGGACCCGTTCGCGCTGCCGATGCGGCAGGTGCCGCCGGGCTGCGCCGACTTCGTCGGCGCGGTACGCGGACACGGCGACCACTTCACGCCGTACCCCTCGGGCGGCGAGGCGGACGCGGCGCTGCTGGCCCGCGCCCAGGCGCGCGCCGCGGAGCTGGGCCTGCGCGCCGGTGACCGCCTCCTGGTCGACGTGACCCGTCACCCCGACCCGGTCGACTGGCTGCTGGCCCCGCTGACCGCCGGCGCCTCCGTGGTCCCCTGCGCCCACCCCGACCCCACGCGCCACGCCCACCGCGCCACAACGGAAAAAACCACCCACACTCTCCCCTGA
- a CDS encoding acetoacetate--CoA ligase has translation MSDVLWTPPADVRERSRIGDYLRWLAEHRGLEFADYDALWQWSVTDLDGFWGSIWDYFQVVAHTPPTATLAGRAMPGARWFPGATLNYAENVLRMPGLDDDAPAVIAHGQTRAPETLTAAELRERVRRVAAGLRRLGVGPGDRVAAYAPNIPETYVLLLATASLGAIFSSCAPEFGTRSVTDRWQQIEPTVLVAVDGYRYGDKPVDRRAEVAAIRAALPSLRHTVAVPYLDPAGETPAGALAWAELAAETDEPLTFTPVAFDHPLYVLYSSGTTGLPKPIVHGHGGILLEHLKMLALHHDLGPSDRFLWFTTTGWMMWNFLVSGPAVGAAIVLFDGNPGHPDLGALWRLAAETGTTYFGTSAPFLLACRKAGLVPREIADLSALRGLGSTGAPLPAEGFTWVYENVGDRLQLQSLSGGTDVCTGFVGGVPLLPVHAGEIACRALGAKVEARAADGSAVIGQLGELVITEPMPSMPVGFWNDPDGARYREAYFEVYPGVWRHGDWITVNERGGCVITGRSDATLNRGGVRLGTAEFYSVVEGLDEVVDSVVVHLEDDEGGAGELLLFVVLADGLELDDAMRKTICRELRTALSPRHVPDEIHQVRAVPRTLSAKKLEVPVKKILTGTPVDSAAAKGALANPESLTAFATLAQRRASSDHPTPA, from the coding sequence GCTGTGGACGCCGCCGGCCGACGTACGCGAACGGTCCCGGATCGGTGACTACCTGCGCTGGCTGGCCGAGCACCGCGGGCTGGAGTTCGCCGACTACGACGCGCTGTGGCAGTGGTCGGTGACCGACCTGGACGGGTTCTGGGGCTCGATCTGGGACTACTTCCAGGTGGTCGCGCACACCCCGCCGACCGCCACGCTCGCCGGGCGGGCCATGCCCGGCGCCCGCTGGTTCCCCGGCGCCACGCTCAACTACGCCGAGAACGTGCTGCGCATGCCGGGCCTCGACGACGACGCCCCGGCGGTGATCGCGCACGGGCAGACCCGCGCCCCGGAGACGCTCACCGCGGCCGAGCTGCGCGAGCGGGTCCGCCGGGTGGCGGCCGGTCTGCGCCGGCTCGGCGTCGGCCCGGGCGACCGGGTGGCCGCGTACGCGCCGAACATCCCGGAGACGTACGTCCTGCTGCTCGCCACCGCCAGCCTGGGGGCGATCTTCTCCTCCTGCGCGCCCGAGTTCGGCACCCGCAGCGTCACCGACCGGTGGCAGCAGATCGAGCCCACGGTGCTGGTCGCGGTGGACGGCTACCGCTACGGCGACAAGCCGGTCGACCGGCGCGCCGAGGTGGCCGCGATCCGGGCCGCGCTGCCGTCGCTGCGGCACACCGTCGCCGTCCCGTACCTCGATCCGGCCGGCGAGACCCCGGCGGGCGCCCTGGCCTGGGCGGAGCTGGCGGCGGAGACCGACGAGCCGCTGACCTTCACCCCGGTCGCCTTCGACCACCCGCTGTACGTGCTCTACTCCTCCGGCACCACCGGCCTGCCCAAGCCGATCGTGCACGGCCACGGCGGCATCCTGCTCGAACACCTGAAGATGCTGGCGCTGCACCACGACCTGGGTCCGTCCGACCGGTTCCTCTGGTTCACCACCACCGGCTGGATGATGTGGAACTTCCTGGTCTCCGGGCCGGCGGTGGGCGCGGCGATCGTGCTCTTCGACGGCAACCCGGGCCACCCCGACCTCGGCGCGCTGTGGCGGCTGGCGGCGGAGACCGGCACCACCTACTTCGGCACCTCGGCCCCGTTCCTGCTGGCCTGCCGCAAGGCCGGGCTGGTGCCGCGGGAGATCGCCGACCTGTCCGCGCTGCGCGGCCTCGGCTCGACCGGCGCGCCGCTGCCGGCCGAGGGCTTCACCTGGGTGTACGAGAACGTGGGCGACCGCCTCCAGCTCCAGTCGCTCTCCGGCGGCACCGACGTCTGCACCGGTTTCGTGGGCGGGGTGCCGCTGCTGCCGGTGCACGCGGGGGAGATCGCCTGCCGGGCGCTCGGCGCGAAGGTGGAGGCCCGCGCGGCCGACGGCTCGGCGGTGATCGGCCAGCTCGGCGAGCTGGTGATCACCGAGCCGATGCCGAGCATGCCGGTCGGGTTCTGGAACGACCCGGACGGCGCCCGCTACCGGGAGGCGTACTTCGAGGTCTATCCCGGCGTCTGGCGGCACGGCGACTGGATCACGGTGAACGAGCGCGGCGGCTGTGTGATCACCGGCCGCTCCGACGCCACGCTGAACCGGGGCGGGGTGCGCCTGGGCACGGCGGAGTTCTACTCCGTGGTGGAGGGGCTCGACGAGGTGGTCGACTCGGTGGTGGTGCACCTGGAGGACGACGAGGGCGGCGCCGGTGAGCTGCTGCTGTTCGTGGTGCTGGCCGACGGCCTCGAACTCGACGACGCGATGCGGAAGACGATCTGCCGGGAGCTGCGGACCGCGCTGTCACCCCGGCACGTGCCGGACGAGATCCACCAGGTCCGGGCCGTGCCGAGAACGTTGAGCGCGAAGAAGCTGGAGGTCCCGGTCAAGAAGATCCTGACCGGCACCCCGGTCGACTCGGCCGCGGCCAAGGGCGCCCTGGCCAACCCCGAGTCCCTGACCGCCTTCGCCACCCTGGCCCAACGCCGCGCCAGCTCCGACCACCCCACCCCAGCCTGA